One Zymoseptoria tritici IPO323 chromosome 3, whole genome shotgun sequence genomic region harbors:
- the ERG1 gene encoding ERG1 squalene epoxidase (Squalene epoxidase, catalyzes the epoxidation of squalene to 2,3-oxidosqualene; plays an essential role in the ergosterol-biosynthesis pathway): protein MSVQRPSAPAQSTRRYEAEKVRRTEHHEADVVVVGAGIFGCAIAWSLGNQGRSVILLEKSLKEPDRIVGELLQPGGVQALEKLGLRDCLEEIDAIKVFGYDVIYHGEEVRIPYPADASAEVSDEKSRTDEMRGMKRKRPEGRSFHHGRFIRRLREKAMSNPNVTVIEATATDLIRSDYSGQVLGVEATVSGEQDSFFGGLTLIADGYASKFRKQFRTDAPVAKSKFWALELIDADLPMPHHGHVILSDSAPILLYQIGTHETRALIDIPENTPSASLAAGGVKAHLKNVVLPALPAAVRPAFETALSKDRLRSMPNSWLPPTTNITPGLLILGDAMNMRHPLTGGGMTVAFTDVVLLSELLHPSKVPSLEDTTLVLSTMRTFHWQRKNLTSVINILAQALYSLFAAEDSQLKALQMGCFQYFKLGGNCVDGPVGLLAGIIRRPFVLFYHFFAVALYSIWLYITSGGLGKAPLRAVGSVGVFWKACVVIFPYIFAELRT, encoded by the coding sequence ATGTCTGTCCAACGCCCTTCGGCTCCGGCGCAATCAACACGACGATACGAAGCGGAGAAAGTGCGGCGCACGGAACACCATGAAGCGGATGTCGTGGTCGTCGGCGCTGGCATCTTTGGCTGTGCGATCGCATGGTCGTTAGGCAATCAGGGAAGAAGCGTTATACTCCTGGAGAAGTCATTGAAGGAACCGGATCGAATCGTCGGCGAACTGCTACAGCCAGGAGGCGTGCAAGCACTAGAAAAGCTAGGACTGCGCGATTGTTTGGAGGAAATCGATGCGATCAAGGTGTTTGGATATGATGTGATTTACCATGGAGAGGAAGTACGGATTCCATATCCTGCGGACGCGAGTGCGGAGGTGTCAGACGAGAAGAGCCGGACAGACGAGATGCGCGGAATGAAGAGAAAGAGGCCAGAGGGACGATCCTTTCACCATGGACGATTCATCCGCCGACTACGAGAAAAGGCCATGTCGAATCCCAATGTCACAGTCATTGAAGCGACCGCGACAGACCTCATCCGAAGCGACTACTCCGGCCAAGTCCTGGGCGTGGAAGCGACCGTTTCTGGCGAGCAAGACTCCTTCTTCGGCGGCCTCACCCTCATTGCGGACGGCTACGCCAGCAAATTCCGCAAACAGTTCCGCACCGATGCGCCTGTCGCCAAATCAAAGTTCTGGGCGCTTGAACTGATCGATGCCGACCTCCCAATGCCTCATCACGGTCATGTCATCCTCTCTGATAGCGCTCCAATCCTCCTCTACCAGATCGGCACCCACGAGACCCGCGCACTCATCGACATCCCAGAGAACACACCCTCCGCGTCCCTCGCAGCAGGCGGCGTAAAAGCCCATCTTAAAAATGTCGTCCTCCCAGCTCTCCCAGCCGCCGTGCGTCCTGCCTTCGAAACCGCACTATCGAAAGATCGCCTCCGCTCGATGCCCAATTCTTGGCTCCCACCGACAACGAACATCACCCCAGGCCTCCTCATTCTCGGCGACGCAATGAACATGCGTCACCCTCTCACCGGCGGCGGCATGACAGTCGCCTTCACCGACGTAGTCCTGCTCTCCGAACTGCTCCATCCCTCAAAGgtaccttccttggaagATACCaccctcgtcctctccaccatGCGCACTTTCCACTGGCAACGCAAGAACTTGACGTCGGTCATCAACATCCTCGCTCAAGCGCTCTACTCGCTCTTCGCAGCCGAAGACTCCCAGCTCAAAGCACTGCAGATGGGATGTTTCCAGTACTTCAAGCTGGGAGGCAACTGCGTGGATGGACCGGTGGGTCTACTGGCGGGCATCATCCGCAGGCCGTTTGTGTTGTTCTACCACTTCTTTGCGGTCGCGCTGTATTCGATTTGGCTATACATTACGAGTGGTGGCTTGGGCAAGGCGCCATTGAGG
- the TH1 gene encoding beta ketoadipyl CoA thiolase, TH1 (Similar to beta ketoadipyl CoA thiolase, last step of the ketoadipate pathway.) → MQPSGRPSLLEKHPDDIVVTSCLRTAITKGGRGGFKDTAGADLLTGAFKALIERSGIDPNLVQDIAVGNVLAPGGGATEFRAAALAAGFPDSTAVHSLNRQCSSGLQACVEVANAIKAGMIEVGIGAGVESMSTQYGPTAVTEFSDNLQAHPKAAECQVPMGQLSEQMAKDKAIARKDQDQFAAESYRRAGEAQKKGLFDEEIAPLKVKWTDPKTEEEKEITVARDDGVREVTAESLGKIKAAFSKTGSIHAGNASQISDGAAAVLLMKRSTAERLGQQVLGKYVTASVIGVPPLLMGIGPWKAIPVALEKAGITKDDVDVFEVNEAFASQCLWCANELGLDMSKVNPLGGAIAFGHPLGCTGARQVSTLLYQLRRTKKQIGVTSMCVGTGMGMAAVWVAE, encoded by the exons ATGCAACCCTCCGGCAGACCATCTCTCCTCGAGAAGCACcccgacgacatcgtagtCACATCATGTCTGCGCACCGCCATCACCAAGGGAGGTCGCGGAGGCTTCAAGGACACCGCCGGCGCTGATCTCCTCACCGGTGCCTTTAAAGCCCTCATCGAGCGCTCTGGCATCGACCCAAACCTCGTTCAAGATATCGCTGTGGGCAACGTACTTGCACCAG GCGGCGGCGCCACCGAGTTCCGCGCAGCTGCTTTGGCCGCAGGCTTCCCAGACAGCACTGCTGTCCACTCCCTGAACCGACAATGCAGCTCCGGGCTGCAAGCATGCGTCGAGGTCGCCAATGCAATCAAGGCCGGCATGATCGAGGTCGGCATCGGTGCCGGAGTCGAGAGCATGAGCACACAGTACGGCCCAACCGCTGTGACCGAATTCAGCGACAACCTCCAGGCACACCCCAAGGCAGCCGAGTGCCAAGTGCCCATGGGCCAGTTGAGCGAGCAGATGGCAAAAGACAAGGCTATTGCTCGGAAAGATCAGGATCAATTTGCGGCCGAGAGCTATCGAAGGGCCGGCGAGGCGCAAAAGAAGGGACTTTTCGACGAGGAGATTGCACCTCTGAAGGTGAAGTGGACAGATCCCAAGactgaggaggagaaggagatcacTGTTGCGAGGGATGACGGCGTGCGCGAGGTCACTGCTGAGTCTCTCGGCAAGATCAAGGCTGCTTTCTCCAAGACCGGCTCCATCCACGCTGGTAACGCATCTCAAATCTCCGacggtgctgctgctgttctTCTCATGAAGCGCAGCACCGCTGAGCGCCTCGGACAACAAGTCTTGGGCAAGTACGTCACGGCATCAGTCATCGGTGTACCGCCACTTCTCATGGGAATTGGACCATGGAAGGCAATCCCAGTGGCTTTGGAGAAGGCTGGCATCACCAAGGACGATGTCGACGTTTTCGAGGTCAACGAGGCTTTCGCTTCGCAATGTCTGTGGTGCGCCAACGAGCTTGGTCTGGACATGAGCAAGGTCAACCCGCTTGGTGGTGCGATCGCCTTTGGCCACCCACTGGGCTGTACCGGTGCTCGACAGGTGAGCACATTGCTCTACCAGCTcaggaggacgaagaagcagaTCGGTGTAACTTCCATGTGCGTGGGAACTGGTATGGGTATGGCTGCTGTTTGGGTAGCAGAGTAG
- the MgLEN4 gene encoding lipolytic enzyme (Lipolytic enzyme), whose product MDQFVLFGDSITQQACCQDLGFAFAAALADTYIRTLDVVNRGLSGYNSRQALQIVPRALPSPSQARVRFLAIFFGANDARLPDTPGGPQQHVPLDEYTANLKSIVNHPVVLAHEGVKLILITPPPVDERMCLANDKANDPSYPDVIKRKADITAKYAAAVRDIGREEGIKVIDFWSALILHSGGSVEDAVPTGSMELPRNVKLQAFLRDGLHLSPAGYRVLFDELMSLIGQEYPEEMPDKLPFVLPRWDDEKAWRA is encoded by the exons ATGGACCAGTTTGTTCTTTTTGGAGACAG TATCACACAACAGGCCTGTTGTCAAGACCTGGGCTTCGCGTTCGCAGCTGCTTTAGCAGACACCTACATTCGAACCTTGGACGTTGTCAATCGTGGCCTCTCGGGGTACAACTCGCGACAAGCACTACAGATTGTTCCTCGAGCCCTTCCGAGTCCGTCGCAAGCTCGAGTACGCTTTCTCGCCATCTTCTTTGGAGCCAACGACGCCCGACTGCCAGACACACCGGGAGGCCCACAGCAACATGTTCCTCTGGACGAATACACAGCCAACTTGAAGTCCATCGTGAATCATCCGGTGGTCCTCGCTCACGAAGGAGTCAaactcatcctcatcactcCACCGCCAGTCGACGAAAGGATGTGTCTCGCGAACGATAAAGCAAACGATCCGAGCTATCCGGATGTCATCAAACGGAAGGCAGACATCACAGCGAAGTACGCCGCAGCTGTCAGAGACATCGGTCGAGAAGAAGGCATCAAAGTCATCGACTTCTGGAGCGCGCTGATTCTTCACTCCGGTGGCTCGGTGGAAGACGCCGTACCTACTGGATCCATGGAGCTGCCTCGCAACGTGAAACTGCAAGCCTTTCTTCGCGACGGCTTGCATTTGAGCCCGGCTGGATACAGGGTGCTGTTCGATGAGCTCATGAGTCTGATAGGCCAGGAATATCCTGAAGAAATGCCGGACAAGCTCCCCTTCGTACTCCCTCGCTGGGATGACGAGAAGGCTTGGAGAGCTTAA
- a CDS encoding uncharacterized protein (Complete WSC Domain, which is present in fungal exo-glucanases || Also might be the receptor in the cell wall integrity pathway), with protein MLALVPLLAASAQAFFILTQPVLLTTRLDPIVNPGGISGHVHSIAGGSNFDKSMTNATSHASTCTTASITADKSNYWIPQLYYYNPNTTGFQAIPVSVVNTNDVVRAFPDGLRMISGNPSRRGFNGNNIEDNAISFVCLDYAGGHQGDPEWAQRNSFFNHNCPNGMRAQINFPNCWDGVNLDSPDHKSHMAWPANGDSNGNGDCPASHPVKVVELFYEFIFDVQNFPFNAPGTPTWVFANGDTTGYGLHADFLNGWPTLVNGSNVLQRAIDECNQDNGVGGNLQDCPPFAGLINSAQAASCHPQNLLVSEDVGWGHEIPLLPGNNPIWIGNGTKPSRANYTEGNTTYTDFKSIMPAGWKAVGCIAESTSGRALSDYSFTSPNMTLANCATACAARGYPLAGAEYGSECYCDYKMQNGASNTTLLTGDKCGMQCSGNSFENCGGSRTLSLSVNNLVFPDPADNSTTSTTSATSVASTSTSSVSTTTVATATSSTPSTSSNPAVFAGVDGWYKKTQNCVTDSAGKRALTGFYISNSQMTPAACMSACGARGYTFAGTEWSRECYCGSSVDPSSSDANATDCNLPCTGQSSESCGGSARMNLYYFNATAVTGVSNLPQKWTATGCWNSGASSGKAFSGPLIANDTMTNDVCMLECQSRGYALAGIEYGRECRCAQAFAPGSVQAAATDCNFACAGSPFQVCGAGSRMTTFKYTGALVAPPSPNNTNIKVAGWTDRGCYSEATSGRALTRYSFSGSDMTVPKCLAACGARGWKYGGVEYGQECYCGDTFASGAAPTSTGCSMVCAGDNMTLCGGSSQLNVFEATGAVASALDVKAATTSKVATTSSETATTSSKTATTTTTRASSTSSKSTSSSSSVEPVVAADAFADLQAATTSKAATTTKAATTTARTITTTTRATTSSTTRASTTTLSCPSNVPFTISANGVAGALVNASSNSLNVFQLARSNVTLPLRLDSSCNVIATASGTSMIASTSSPYQISFTGSSQASQRAVCNIVRATQNGRSFQELQCTFGADAARSFAADGQGYLYSRTSGSNTAVRLEVTYQSATTSNPRMRRRHSGIA; from the exons ATGCTCGCCCTCGTTCCTCTTCTCGCCGCTTCGGCGCAGGCAttcttcatcctcacccAGCCCGTCTTGCTCACAACTCGACTGGACCC AATCGTCAACCCTGGGGGGATCTCCGGCCATGTCCACTCTATCGCGGGCGGCTCCAACTTCGACAAGTCCATGACCAATGCCACATCTCATGCGTCGACGTGTACCACAGCATCCATCACCGCCGACAAGTCTAATTACTGGATCCCTCAGCTTTACTACTACAACCCAAACACCACAGGTTTCCAGGCCATCCCAGTGTCTGTTGTGAATACA AACGATGTTGTTCGCGCTTTCCCCGATGGTCTGCGCATGATATCGGGCAATCCATCCCGCCGCGGCTTCAATGGTAACAACATCGAAGACAATGCCATCAGCTTTGTCTGCCTCGACTATGCCGGTGGACACCAAGGCGACCCGGAGTGGGCTCAAAGGAATTCTTTCTTCAACCACAACTGCCCAAATGGTATGCGCGCTCAGATCAACTTCCCTAACTGCTGGGATGGAGTAAACCTTGACTCGCCCGACCACAAATCGCACATGGCATGGCCGGCCAATGGTGACAGTAATGGTAACGGTGATTGCCCGGCCAGCCACCCTGTCAAGGTCGTGGAGCTCTTCTACGAGTTCATTTTCGACGTCCAGAACTTCCCCTTCAACGCCCCTGGCACTCCCACCTGGGTCTTCGCCAATGGTGATACGACGGGCTACGGTCTTCATGCAGATTTCCTGAACGGCTGGCCGACATTGGTCAATGGGTCCAACGTGCTCCAGCGGGCGATCGACGAATGCAACCAGGACAATGGCGTCGGAGGCAATCTCCAAGACTGCCCGCCTTTCGCTGGTCTGATCAACAGTGCTCAGGCAGCAAGCTGCCACCCCCAGAACCTCCTTGTATCCGAGGACGTCGGCTGGGGACATGAGATCCCCTTGCTACCCGGAAACAACCCCATCTGGATCGGCAACGGCACAAAGCCATCGAGAGCCAACTACACCGAAGGCAACACCACTTACACCGACTTCAAGTCCATCATGCCCGCTGGGTGGAAGGCTGTGGGCTGCATTGCCGAGTCGACGTCCGGACGTGCTCTCTCCGACTATTCTTTCACCTCGCCCAACATGACTCTTGCCAACTGCGCGACTGCTTGCGCTGCACGGGGCTATCCCCTCGCCGGAGCTGAGTACGGTTCCGAGTGCTACTGCGACTACAAGATGCAGAATGGCGCATCCAACACGACGCTGCTCACGGGCGACAAGTGTGGCATGCAGTGTTCCGGTAACTCGTTCGAGAATTGCGGCGGCTCGCGAACGCTGAGTCTATCTGTGAACAACCTTGTTTTCCCCGACCCAGCCGACAACTcaacgacttcgacgacttcgGCGACTTCTGTTGCTTCAACCTCAACCTCTTCGGTGTCCACGACCACTGTGGCCACTGCAACCTCTTCGACTCCTTCGACCTCTTCGAACCCAGCCGTGTTTGCCGGTGTGGACGGCTGGTACAAGAAGACGCAGAACTGCGTGACAGACTCTGCTGGCAAGAGGGCGTTGACAGGCTTCTACATTTCGAACAGTCAAATGACTCCTGCTGCGTGCATGTCGGCGTGCGGTGCTCGAGGTTACACCTTTGCTGGTACCGAGTGGTCAAG GGAGTGCTACTGTGGCTCATCTGTCGACCCTTCGTCCAGTGATGCGAACGCTACCGATTG CAATTTGCCCTGTACGGGCCAGTCGTCCGAATCCTGCGGAGGCTCTGCTCGGATGAACCTCTACTACTTCAACGCGACAGCCGTGACAGGGGTGTCCAACCTGCCGCAGAAGTGGACCGCCACAGGCTGCTGGAACAGCGGAGCTTCAAGCGGAAAGGCATTCTCCGGTCCACTGATCGCCAACGACACAATGACGAACGACGTGTGTATGCTTGAGTGCCAGAGCAGAGGCTACGCGCTTGCTGGCATCGAATACGGAAGAGAATGCCGATGCGCCCAGGCTTTTGCTCCAGGATCCGTTCAGGCCGCCGCTACAGACTGCAATTTTGCCTGCGCTGGCTCGCCGTTCCAGGTCTGTGGTGCTGGCTCACGCATGACCACTTTCAAGTACACAGGTGCGCTGGTCgcacctccttctcccaacaacaccaacatCAAGGTCGCTGGCTGGACTGATCGCGGCTGCTACTCCGAGGCCACTTCCGGCCGAGCCCTTACCCGCTACTCGTTCTCTGGATCAGACATGACTGTTCCAAAGTGTCTCGCGGCATGCGGAGCGCGCGGCTGGAAATATGGCGGAGTTGAGTACGGCCAGGAATGCTACTGCGGCGACACTTTTGCCAGCGGCGCGGCGCCCACTTCTACCGGCTGCTCGATGGTTTGCGCCGGCGACAACATGACTCTTTGTGGCGGATCGAGCCAACTCAACGTGTTCGAAGCCACCGGCGCCGTCGCTTCAGCTCTTGATGTCAAGGCTGCTACAACTTCCAAAGTTGCGACAACATCCTCAGAGACTGCGACAACATCCTCAAAGACTGCAACCACGACAACGACTCGAGCTTCCTCAACGTCCAGCAAGAGCACCTCTTCTTCCAGCTCTGTAGAGCCAGTAGTCGCAGCCGATGCTTTTGCGGACTTGCAGGCCGCTACCACATCAAAGGCTGCGACTACAACGAAAGCGGCGACCACGACCGCTCGTACTATCACGACTACGACTCGCGCCACCACGTCGTCGACAACCCGAGCGTCTACCACTACTCTGTCATGCCCATCTAACGTACCATTCACCATATCGGCCAACGGTGTTGCCGGAGCTCTCGTCAATGCATCTTCGAACTCGCTCAATGTGTTCCAACTTGCCAGGTCCAACGTGACGCTGCCCCTTCGTCTGGACAGCTCCTGCAATGTCATTGCCACCGCAAGCGGAACGAGCATGATCGCTTCCACTTCATCTCCCTACCAGATCTCCTTCACGGGATCGAGCCAAGCCTCCCAACGAGCCGTGTGCAATATCGTGCGTGCGACTCAGAATGGAAGGAGTTTCCAGGAGCTGCAGTGCACATTCGGTGCTGATGCGGCAAGGAGCTTTGCCGCGGATGGCCAGGGCTATCTGTATTCGAGGACTAGCGGTTCTAACACCGCTGTACGACTGGAGGTCACGTACCAGTCCGCCACGACATCGAATCCGCGGATGAGGCGGCGTCATTCTGGAATTGCGTGA
- the MgEXG3 gene encoding putative Exo-beta-1,3-glucanae (Exo-Beta-1,3-Glucanase (Signal P secreted)), whose product MQVQSQSISAAAASCDFWMESIGHRGVAAFNSNPSGYQVFRNVKTFGAKGDGVTDDTAAINAAIISGSRCAPGSCGSTTTTPAVVYFPAGTYVVSASIIQYYYTNLIGNPLPGCMPVIKASPRFSGGLGVIDSNPYQAGGALGYGATNVFWRQIRNLVIDMTAVPASSAITGLHWPSSQATSLQNLVFKMSSASGTQHQGIFCESGSGGFMNDLIFYGGRYGANWGNQQFTTRNLTFYNAQTAINQIWDWGWTYQNININNCSIGLDMSGLDTNGAQTVGSVTFIDSTITNTAIGIKTARSSSSQPNAGGSLVVENVRLSNVRTAIQGPGGALVGAVSSIAGFLQGNSYTPTGPNKAQGSFTPNSRPSSLLQSDGKYYQRSKPQYERLSTSSFLSARSVGATGNGRTDDTTALQNAINSAKSQGKVLYLDHGDYLVSKTIYIPAGSKIVGEVFPVILSTGSFFNNVSNPQPVVKIGNTGESGSIEWSDAIVSTQGKQVGAILIQYNLVAPAGTPSGLWDVHTRIGGFAGSNLSLANCPKTPGTTASVSAINANCISGYLQLHINRNSTGLYLENVWLWTADHDVEDNALRQITIYTGRGLLDQSTNGPVWMVGTGVEHNQRYQYQFGGANNVYAGQIQTETAYYQANPNARLPFPVVTVLNDPQYPSNDFITDGDKSNIPAANGWGLRVANSGNIFIYGAGEYSFFNNYSTSCSDQGSGAVCQSRITSIENSKVNIYNHNTVGTRFPLSLNGVNQIRWSDNQNGFIQTEALFRN is encoded by the exons ATGCAGGTTCAGTCCCAATCGATCTCAGCTGCGGCCGCCTCCTGCGACTTCTGGATGGAGAGCATTGGTCATAGAGGAGTCGCTGCTTTCAATTCGAATCCATCTGGATATCAGGTGTTTCGAAACGTCAAGACCTTCG GTGCAAAGGGAGATGGAGTCACTGATGACACTGCTGCTATCAATGCTGCGATCATTAGTGGCAGTCGTTGCGCGCCGGGCTCCTGCGGCTCGACAACCACGACTCCAGCTGTCGTGTACTTTCCGGCCGGCACATACGTAGTCTCGGCATCGATTATTCAGTACTACTATACGAATCTGATTGGAAACCCGCTGCCCGGTTGCATGCCAGTCATCAAGGCCAGTCCACGGTTTtccggaggattgggagTCATCGACAGCAACCC ATACCAAGCTGGCGGCGCTTTAGGCTATGG CGCCACCAACGTCTTCTGGAGACAGATCCGCAATCTCGTCATCGATATGACAGCCGTGCCTGCATCGAGCGCGATCACTGGTCTTCACTGGCCAAGCTCGCAAGCCACATCCCTTCAGAACCTCGTCTTCAAGATGAGCAGTGCATCCGGTACTCAGCACCAGGGGATATTCTGCGAGTCGGGCAGCGGAGGCTTCATGAACGATCTGATCTTTTACGGCGGACGCTACGGCGCGAACTGGGGCAACCAACA ATTCACCACAAGAAATCTCACCTTCTACAACGCCCAGACAGCCATTAACCAGATCTGGGATTGGGGTTGGACCTACCagaacatcaacatcaacaactgCTCGATTGGTCTTGACATGTCCGGGTTGGACACGAATGGGGCTCAGACTGTCGGCTCCGTAACATTCATCGACTCGACTATCACCAATACTGCTATCGGCATCAAGACTGCGCGCAGCTCGAGCTCGCAGCCCAATGCAGGTGGTAGCCTTGTTGTGGAGAACGTAAGGCTGAGCAATGTCCGCACCGCTATACAAGGCCCAGGTGGAGCGTTGGTGGGTGCGGTTTCGAGCATTGCTGGTTTCTTGCAAGGAAACTCTTACACCCCAACTGGACCAAACAAAGCTCAAGGATCTTTCACGCCCAACAGCAGACCTTCTAGTCTCTTACAATCGGACGGAAA ATACTACCAGAGAAGCAAGCCGCAGTACGAGCGCCTTTCAACATCCTCGTTCCTCAGTGCTCGCTCCGTGGGAGCCACAGGCAATGGACGCACAGATGACACCACAGCTCTTCAGAACGCAATCAACAGTGCCAAGTCACAGGGCAAAGTCTTGTACCTCGACCACGGCGATTACCTTGTGTCCAAGACCATCTACATCCCGGCAGGATCCAAGATCGTGGGCGAAGTCTTTCCAGTCATCCTGTCCACGGGAAGCTTCTTCAACAACGTTTCCAACCCGCAGCCTGTGGTGAAAATCGGTAACACGGGCGAAAGCGGAAGCATCGAATGGTCGGACGCAATTGTCAGCACGCAAGGCAAACAGGTTGGCGCCATCTTGATCCAATACAACCTGGTCGCTCCTGCAGGTACTCCAAGCGGTCTGTGGGATGTTCACACTCGGATAGGAGGCTTTGCCGGTAgcaacctctccctcgcaaACTGCCCGAAGACGCCGGGTACCACAGCATCGGTCTCAGCCATAAACGCAAACTGCATCTCAGGCTATTTGCAGCTTCACATCAATCGCAATTCAACGGGGCTCTACCTTGAGAACGTCTGGCTCTGGACCGCCGATCATGATGTTGAGGACAATGCTTTACGACAGATCACCATCTACACCGGGCGAGGCCTTCTCGACCAGAGCACCAACGGCCCGGTGTGGATGGTGGGCACAGGTGTAGAGCACAACCAACGCTACCAATACCAGTTCGGCGGCGCGAACAACGTCTACGCCGGACAGATACAGACTGAGACGGCCTACTATCAAGCAAACCCTAACGCCAGACTCCCATTCCCAGTCGTCACCGTCCTTAACGACCCGCAGTACCCATCAAACGACTTCATTACGGACGGAGACAAGTCGAACATTCCCGCTGCAAATGGCTGGGGTCTGCGAGTCGCCAACTCCGGCAACATCTTCATCTATGGCGCGGGAGAGTACTCCTTCTTCAATAACTATAGCACTTCGTGCTCGGACCAGGGCAGTGGAGCGGTCTGCCAGTCTCGGATTACTTCGATCGAGAACTCGAAGGTCAATATCTACAATCACAATACTGTAGGCACTCGATTCCCGTTGTCGTTGAATGGTGTCAATCAGATCAGGTGGTCGGATAATCAGAATGGATTCATCCAGACGGAGGCGTTGTTCAGGAATTAG